caacaggagagtagggtggggggagagaaaaccttttgtagtgataaacaaccattttttcatggtttgtgtgtataaaaacatcttctgtattttccacagtatgcatccgatgaagtgagctgtaggtcacgaaaacttatgctcaaataaattggtttgtctctaaggtgccacaagtactccttttctttttatatttagaaATGTTCTTTAAAACATCTGTCgattttgggttggtttttttttaacctcctcaCCAGTAAAACAAGATTCTCTTTGGCACACAAAGGAAAACTGAACAGCCTTGGaggaaaatattataaataatacattttagaagTCTCTACAAATTACCTAAGATAGCTTTTCCATATGTCATCATGGCATGGTTTTAAGGCCCATTATTTTGCAGtctgtgagggctagaaactggAAAGGTGAAATTCCTTGACAGGCTGCCCTTACAGGTAAAAGTAGAGTGCTACTAGCCAAATGGAGGGACCTGTGAAACTCCCTGCTTGTCAGAGTCATGCTAAGCATTATGAATAGTTCCTACCTCATGATTGGAGAAGAGCCGCACTCCTTCCATCTGGTGAAAGATTGGGTAGTGGCTGCTATCAATCGTATCGCGGCGGTAGACATCTCCCACAaccagaaaggcatccagcccCGAGTGCATCAAGTCCCACTGGTGAGCCGACGTGTGTGCTCTTAGCATGTGAGTATGGTTCATGTAGTagttttcccctttcctcctgctGGGGTGGTCTTGTGGGATAAGCAATCTGTCAAAGTTCTGCTCCACTGTAACCACCGGGGACAGATCATCATAAACAGAAAAGAGTGGGGTCCCAAAACGTCCTATATACTGCTTGTAAAAATGATCCTTTATCCGCTCTTTGATCAGCCACAAAGGATGGTACCTTTGGTTGTGCAAGTTCTTTCCCACCTTGGACAGAATTTTCTCTGTGACATTGCTGTAGTCATCTCGAGGGTACACTTTACCAAGCAGTTCCACTGTACTTGATGTGGGTGTTTTGGCAGCAAAACTTGAAGTTACAGTCCTGGACCAGGCATGCCCAAAACTGGTGATTCTTCCTATCTGGACTCCCTGTGACAAAACAGTTTTGGAATAACGAACTACTCTCATGAAATTCCAAGATGCTGCCATCATAATACCTCCAAGGCTCTagaaagaaggcaaaaaaatTAATAGTCAAGATTTGCTGTAGGTATTGCAAACAGTCTAacgataataaaaatgaaaagccaAACATCAATTCATTAAATAAGACAGAAGTCCAGTGTTGTGTCCACTACCTTACAGAAAAATTTTATGACCCAATTCCAGCTAGACTATCTTCTCCAACCACCAACTCTGCCCTTCTATTAATGATTTGGGGCCCGATTCTGTCCCCATTAAAGATGATGGGAATCTTTACAGTACCTTAAATAAAAGCAGCATAGGccttttattaattattctttATATTCAgtttaacccccctccccccaataactCAACATATTATACAGGAGAAATTGTGGTAAGTGTTAACATGTTTGTCAATAAGATATTCATTTATAATAATATTCCACGTGCTAACATATTGTTGTACATTCTCAAAACAAACTATAGGATTAAATAGCAGCAGCACAACAAAAGAGAAGCAAATGTAATATTTTGCATTGTTTACAACAAAATTTTGTCCCCCATAAGGAGTCTAGAGATGAAACCTAGGTCATTTCACAGCATAACATACAAACATAACATATGCATTACAAACTATACATTTGTagatattttttctatttaacagaaaacaaaaaaagtcagtctGACCTTCCAAACTACGCAACTGTGTGAAGTCAGACAGCCACTCACAATACATATAAATCAACATATTAAATTCACAATGGAACACTGTATGAGGTTCTTTATACAGATTCTACATGGACAGAATTGGTCTTAGCATTTTGAGGAAAACCTGCAAAACAAATTTCCAAACCCACTCTAATGAAAATTACTCTTGTCCATGCTGATTATACCACTACACAGAGAGTAGGCCTTAGGATTTTGGGGAAGGTCAGTGAAATGGAAGATTTTGCTAGGGATGGGGAGTTTGGTGGTTGTGTCAGATACAAATGACCATCTCTATAAAAGAGGTACCATTGTCTATCCCCCAGTTTCTCTGGCTGCAGTAGCAGAGCCTTATTGTGCTGGGTTCAAACATAACTGCTGTACGCTGAAGTGTTTAAAGAGATAATTCCTGAACAAGAAAGGATTCTGAGGGCTGTAAGGCCTCCAGAAACTGTAAGATTCTGTGCTCATTCACGGAAATGTTAGCACTTATATACCATTagtagtgctttacaaacatcacAAGactcctgtgaagtaggtaaataCCACTGTCTCTATTGTAAGAAGTGGGACACAAAGGTATTATTGTTAAGTGACTTGTGTAAGGGCACAAAAGGAGTCTGTGTCAGAGACAGTATTcaagtctaagggtatgtctacactacaaaattaggtcgaatttatagaagtcggttttttagaaatcggttttatatattcgagtgtgtgtgtccccacagaaaatgctctaagtgcattaagtgcattaactcggcggagtgcttccacagtaccgaggctagagtcgacttccggagcgttgcactgagggtagctatcccacagatcccgcagtctccgctgcccattggaattctgggttgagatcccaatgcctgatggggctaaaacattgtcgcgggtggttctgggtacatatcgtcaggcccccgttccctccctccctccgtgaaagcaagggcagacaatcgtttcgcggcttttttcctgagttacctgtgcagacgctataccacagcaagcatggagcccgctcaggtaaccgtcaccgtatgtctcctgggtgctggcagacgcggtacagcattgctacacagcagcagcaacccattgccttgtggcagcagacggtgcaataggactggtagctgtcatcgtcatgtccgaggtgctcctggccacgtcggccaggagcgcctgggcagacatgggcgcagggactaaatttggagtgacttgaccaggtcattctctttagtcctgcagtccttGAACCaccttatggtgagcaggcaggcgatacggattgctagcagtccttttgcatcatcttctgccgggcagccatgagacgTGGATgtcatgcagtccttctgcactgtctgctgccagccaaagatataaaagatagatggagtggatcaaaacaagaaatagaccagatctgtttggtactcatttgctcccccccccgcccccgtctaggggactcattcctctaggtcacactgcagtcactcacagagaaggtgcagcgaggtgaatctagccatgtatcaatcagaggccagactaacctccttgctccaataagaacaataacttaggtgcaccgtttcttattggaaccctccgtgaagtcctgcctgaaatactccttgatgtacaGGCACCCacttgattttagctccctgaagccaaccctttaagccgtgtcgtcagtcgcccctccctccgtcagagcaacggcagacaatcgttccacgccttttttctgtgcggacgtcataccaaggcaagcatggaggccgctcagctcgctttggcaattaggagcacattaaacaccacacgcattatccagcagtatatgcagcaccagaacctggcagagcgataccgggcgagtaggcgacgtcagcgtggtcgcgtgagtgatcaggacttggacacagatttctctgaaagcatgggccctgccaatgcatgcatcatggtgctaatggggcaggttcatgctgtggaacgctgattctgggctcgggaaacaagcacagactggtgggaccgcatagtgttgcgggtctgggacgattcccagtggctgcgaaactttcgcatgcataagggcactttcatggaactttgtgacttgctttcccctgccctgaagcgcatgaataccaagatgagagcagccctcacagttgagaagtgagtggcgatagccctgtggaagcttgcaacgccagacagctaccggtcagttgggaatcaatttggagtgggcaaatctactgttggggctgctgtgatgcaagtagcccacgcaatcaaagatctgctgatatcaattgtagtgaccctgggaaatgtgcaggtcatagaggatggctttgctgcaatgggattccctaactgtggtggggccatagacagaacccatatccctatcttggcaccggagcactaagccgccgagtacataaaccgcaaggggtacttttcaatagtgctgtaagctctggtggatcacaagggacgtttcaccaacatcagcgtgggatggccgggaaaggtacatgacgctcgcatcttcaggaactctggtctgtttcaaaagctgcaggaagggactttattcccagaccagaaaataacctttggggatgttgaaatgcctatagttatccttggggacccagcctaccccttaatgcctcATGAAGCCgttcacaggcagcctggacagtagtcaggagctgttcaactacaggctgagcaagtgcagaatggtggtagaatgtgcatttggacgtttaaaagcacgctggtgcagtttactgactcgcttagacctcagcgaaaccaatattcccactgttattactgcttgctgtgtgctccacaatatctgtgagagtaagggggagacgtttatggcggggtgggaggttgaggcaaatcacctggctgctggttacatgcaaccagacaccagggcggttagaagagcacagagggtgcggtacgcatcagagaagctttgaaaaacagtttcatgactggccaggctacagtgtgaaagttctctttgtttctccttgatgaaaccccccgccccttggttcactcttcttccctgtaagctaaccaccctcccctcctcccttcaatcaccgcttgcagaggcaataaagtcattgttgcttcacattcatgcattctttattcattcatcacacaaatagggggatgactaccaaggtagcccaggaggggtggtggaggagggaaggaaaatgccacacagcactttaagcacagcactttaaaagtttacaactttaaaatttattgaatgccagccttcttttttttgggcaatcctctgtggcggagtggctggttggtcggaggcccccccaccgcgttcttgggcatctgggtgtggaggctatggaacttggggaggagggcggttggttacacaggggctgtagtggcagtctgtgctccagctgcctttgctgcagctcaaccatacactggagcatactggtttgatcctccagcagcctcagcattgaatcctgcctcctctcatcacgctgcagccacatttgagcttcagccctgtcttcagcccgccacctctcctcccggtcattttgtgctttcctgcactctgacattatttgcctccacgcattcgtctgtgctctgtcagtgtgggaggacagcatgagctcagagagcatttcatcacgagtgcgttcttttttctttctaatcttcactagcctctgggaaggagatgatcctgtgatcattgaaacacatgcagctggtggagaaaaaaaaaaaaaagggacagcggtatttaaaaagacacattttataaaaacagtggctacactctttcagggtaaaccttgctgttaacattacatacacagcacatgtgctttcgttacaaggtcgcattttgcctcccccgaccgcgtggctaccccctcaacccccccccccccatggctaacagcggggaacatttctgttcagccacaggcaaacagcccagcaggaacgggctcctctgagtgtcccctgaagaaaagcaccctatttcaaccaggtgaccatgaatgatatctcactctcctgaggataacacagacagataaagaacggatgttgtttgaacgccagcaaacatacactgcaatgctttgttgtacaatgattcccgagtacgtgttactggcctggaatggtaaagtgtcctaccatgaaggacgcaataaggctgccctccccagaaaccttttgcaaaggctttgggagtacatccaggagagctgcgaatgccagggcaaattaatcctttcacatgcttgcttttaaaccatgtatagtattttaaaaggtacactcactggaggtcccttctccgcctgccgggtccaagaggcagccttgggtgggttcggggggtactggctccaggtccagggtgagaaacagttcctggctgtcaggaaaaacggtttctccgcttgcttgctgtgagctatcttctttGTCCCCagaacctgcttccgtgttgcctccatctccattgaaggagtcaaacaacacggctcgggtagtggtggctgaacccactaaaatggcatgcagctcatcatagaagcggcatgtttggggctctgacccagagcggccgttcgcctctctggttttctggtagccttgcctcagctccttaagtttcacgcggcactgcttcgggtccctgttatggcctctgtccttcatgccctgggagattttgacaaaggttttggcatttcgaaaactggaatggagttctgatagcacggattcctctccccatacagcgatcagatcccgtacctcccgttcagtccatgctggagctcttttgcgattttgggactccatcatggtcacctctgctgatgagctctgcatggtcacctgcagcttgccatgctggccaaacaggaaatgagattgaagagttcgcagttcttttcctgtttacctggccagtgcatctgagttgagagtgctgtccagagcggtcacaatggagcactctgggatagctcccggaggccaatactgtcgaattgtgtccagtaccccaaattcgacccggcaaggccgatttaagcgctaatccacttgtcaggggtggagtacggaaatcgattttaagagccctttaggtcgaaataaagggcttcatcatgtggacgggtgcaggtttacatcgatttaacgctgctaaattcgacctaaagtcctagtgtagaccagggcttaagcTCTGAACACTAGATCAAGCTGTCTCTTGTGGCCAGAGGCTACCCTGGATGATCATCAGAGGAGCTGGGTCAACAGCAGGAAGGCAGCTGGGGGAGAGTTTGCAGTGACACTGTCTCCATTAGAACCACCCCAGATGGCATCAAAaccattaattggtctgtgttcCCCTAAGATGCAGAGAATACAGGGCCACAGGTTTTATAAGCACTAAGGCCGGTCCTGTGAGGTTGTTGCTGTAGTGGGAATTAATGAGTAAACCAtgatctttacaaaaaaaaaatctttcagtctTAGCAACTGCTTTACACGTTCAAGTCTAGGGAATCCAGGGAAAAGGACTAGAAACAAACTTTAAATATAACTAAATAAAAGCTACAATTATTCCTTATAAGATAGGTTCCTAAAAGGGGCCTGGGTTACACAGCCCCAAAACCACCTCTGCAGAAGACAATACAGAATTTATGGAAATATTGACATTTACATATTCTTTATAATTTCTTCAGGCTTGTTCCTGAATTATCTCCAGTAATTTATCTGCTGAAGCAACTGTAGGTATATCAGTAACCAAGAAGATGAAGTCTCGTGGTCACAAACAACTCTGAGTTTGACAGGGTATATAATATCATCACTAGGGCTGCTgatcaatcacagttaacttatgcgattaattcaaaaaaatcgATCATGattttaattgcacttttaaacaatagtatgtcaactgaaatttattaaatatttcggatgtttttctacattttcatatatattatattctgtgttgtaatttaaatcaaagtgtatatttttttgattacaaatatttgcactgtaaaaatgataatagtatttttcaatttatctcatacaagtactgtagtacaatctctggtgaaagtgcaatttacaaatgtagattttttttttattacataactgcactcaaaaacaccacaatgtaaaacttcagagcctgcaagtctactcagtcctacttcttgttcagccagtcgctaagacaaacaagtttgtttacatttacaggagataatgctgccctcttatttacaatgtcaccagaaagtgaccACATGCAtttccatggcacttttgtagccagcattgcaagatatttacattccagatatgctaaacatttgtgtatcccttcatgcttcagccaccattccagaggacgtgcttccattcTGCGAGTTAAAAAAAtcatgcattaattaaatttgtgactgaactccttgggtgggagggggggagggagagagggtatTGCATTtcccctactctgttttacctgcattctgccatatatttcatgttatagcaggaTCAGATGAGGACTccgcacatgttcattttaagaacactttcactgcagatttcacaaaatgcaaagaaggtaccaatgtgagattctAAAGATAACTGCAGCACTTTACCCAAcgtttaagaatcagaagtgccttccaaaatctgagcaggacaagatgtggagcatgctttcagaagtcttaaaagagcaacactccaattcagaaactacagaacccaaaccaccaaaaaagaaaatcaaccttctgctggtggcatctgactcagataatgaaaatgaacatgtgtcggtccgcactgctttggattgttatcaaacagaacccatcatcagcatggacacatgtccccttgaatggtggttgaagcattaagggacatatgaatctttagcacatctggcaggtaaatatcttgcgatgccggctacaacagtgccatgagaacgcctgttctcactttcaggtgagactgtaaacaagaagtgggcagcattatctcctgcaaatgtaaccaaacttgtttgtctgagcgattggcttaacaagaattaggactgagtggacttgcaggctctaaaatgtttacattgttttacttttgaatgcagtttttttttgtacataattgtaaTTTGTAAGTTTaagtttcatgataaagagattgcactacagtacttgtattaggtgaattgaaaaatactatttcttttggttttttacagtgcatatacttgtaatcaaaaataaagtgagcactgtacactttgtactctgtgttgtaattgaaatcaatatatttgaaaatatagaaaacatccaaaaatatttaaataaatggcattctattattaacagtgcgattaattgcaattaattgttttaatcgcttgacagccctaattatattgtatcattttgacaaataaaatatacagaattttgcagaattttaaaatactgtgtgcataatttttaggtgcataattcccccaggagtatttcTTAGAAGATCAGGAGGGAGCCCAAGAGACTCTGGATCCTCTACCTGAGCTAACCTCTTGCCTTGGCAGAAGCAGTGACGCTCTCTTGCTAATGTCCAATTCACCCGTGTTgcggggtgaggggtggggggaggagagatagGTTTCAACGCCCTAGGTGGCACCGTGGAACATGTGATGCCACAGCTGGTTGAAGGTACCAGAGAGTGACACTCTCCTTTGTGTGGTCCTGGACCAATGTTGCCAGGGTCTCTCTTGAGGATTGGACCTGAGAAGATGAGACACTCCGGATCCAGGATAATGGTGATATCCTCAGGGGTAGTGTACtttaactaaaacaaacaagtaaagaCTACTTATAATTACTTACAGATAAAATGCTGAAGAAGGTAACAAATGCTGAGGACACTGAACGATTTTGTCTGAGACCACGCCTGGCAGCAAAGAACTGGAAAGGCGATCAATCTGCACTATCCTTATGCCCTTGGCTTGGAGCATGAGGAGGAGAATGGCAGAGGTGTGGATCAATGGACAGTGCTAGCAAAAATGTTCCAGTCTCAGGTGCATGGAGCACTTGCACACTCATagtggaatacatatagggaccatcacttgaaaaaGAAGATATTGTTTTTGCCTTAGATAAGTAGAAAAAATTACCTAGGTATATGCAAAATTACCTAAATTTCCTTAAATTTACTATAGGGAATAAATCCTAGATTATTGTGAACACTAAGGTAAAGAAAGTTATTTAATTGTCTAAAAACCGAAACCTGCAAAttacaacacacagacagacctcTGAAAGCAACAAGTTGCAGGATGGGGACCTATGAGATTATATAACACAATCTGAAAGTTTTTAAGGGTGATCACTGGACAAGTATATAGGTGGCTTTATAAGCAGTTattcgcgctctctctctctcacacgcatgCACAAACACAGTTAGAGGTCTTCCATCAGCTCTCAACTAGCTGGATAGTTAATACATCAGAAAAATGGTATTGGGTCCCAGTTCATCTCCATTGTTTATAAAATTAATTTAGCCAAACAAAAGTGTGCAAATTTCTGGTTTCACTGAACGTCATTTTGTGGCTAAGTGACATTTgaaaaaaggagaaagggaaaaaaagcgtTTAATCATTCAGTGTCCATGAACAAAAGCCCAAATGAAATGTCCACAAAGATGGGCAGCATCACTGGAAAATAAGAAATCTCCTTATCTTAGCACTAACAAATATCTAATGTTAAAGACGCTCTAATTAATTGTTTTCAATTGTAATCAATAGACTGTTATTTCTAGTAGCATTCTAGGTAGAGTTCGGGAAAAATATAGTTTAAATATCTAGTTTTCCTTTTTCTAGCTACATATTCACAGTGCTCAGGATTCAGCAGAAGTTCAGAGCGAATTTCTGTAGATACTGCAGTAAGTTGACAATACCTCAattccccttcccacctcctttTCGAAGTGTCCTTGACTATCTGGGCACCGAATATAGTGAGAAGgagtgagtctctctctctctctttttttttttttttttttttttttttttttttttttttaataatttcaagCTTTTCTAACATGGGTTCTGAGGAATAGGGGCACACATAGGTTGACCATATTTGTTGGCTGGAAATAAGGGAAACCACATGGGAAATAAGGGTCAATGCTTTAGGGACAGCAAAAGACTGTTTGTCAACTAACAACCATGGCAAGCAAAACAACAGCAGTCTTGTAggtgaaaaaattaaaaagtaagatGTTGAATAATAATGACTTACTTAATGGATTACAAATTCTAGGCTTAACTGTGGTTTTGACACAGAGTTCATGATAGGATGGGCTATGTGGAGGCATGCTGCCATAGTAGTAGCTCCCAGTGGCATTGTAGGAGCACTGCAGAAATGTAAGCAGCAACAAAATTTGCTAATCCTGTTACATCAGATGCTTCATGCCTTCACGAGCCCACCACACCTGTGGCTAGACCAGCTCTTCTGGCTGATGTGGAAGGAGGGAGGTCAAGACCATGGGCCTGTTCTCACATCCTGCCCCCCATGCTGAGGTTTCTAATACTGCTGTTGAAACTAGACCCCTTGGGTCCTTGCACATAAGGGACCTGATCGAaaacccaatgaagtcaatggacagaggctttggatcaagacctAGGAGCACAAACACCAAGACTGTACCTAGcccctcttttaaaaatcaagggGAAGATGCTCATTGTATCCTCTCCCCTTTCCACGCCCCTTCATACTCATACCAAACAAGGCACAATCTAGACTTGCATATAAAGGAGTCATGCTCCATCCATCATTGAAAAACAACCATTCCCATACTGGAACATGTTGGGCTTTAAACAGAACACAGCAGAAGTATACCACAGGCAGGAACCCAACTACTAGGagaatttaggtaggcagaatataATACCACAACTGGGATTTTGGAGTATGTCCAATGCACAATTTGGTGGGCTGAGTGGATCATATTGTCACACTGTAGAGACACGTTTTCAGGTCACAACCCAGATTCTCACACTTTAGTACAGCAGGGTTTGAGACAGCATAGTACAGATGCAGTTGTATTAACCATGTCACCTAAGGTGACCCCCATCCTTTATTTTAAGGGACCGACTTATTTCACTGATTTTTCCCTTTAAGGTGATCACTTATTTTAAGGGACATCCCTTgaccattttaaacattaaattatGATTATTGCATTGTATACTAGAGGGCAGTAGAAATGTACACTAGAAGAAAAATACATAATATACGAAGGGGAATTATGTTTCCCTAAAATGTCCCTAAAGGCTTGTCCCTTATTTTTCCATGTGGTTTTCTCTTATTTCCAGCCAACAAATGTGGTCAACCTATGCATGCCCCTACTCCTCAGAACCCATGTTAGAAAAGCTtgatattattattaaaaaaaaaagactcacgCCTTCTCATTATGTTGGGTGCCCAGATAGGcaggacacttaaaaaaaaaagaggtggcaGGAAGAACAGATTGGGAAATTGGCTgtccaaaattaaataaaagtgtGTGGAAACTGTGTGCGAGTCGGCATGGTCTCTGCCTTCCACACCACTGATACTAAGGAGAACAGATAACAGTCCTGTTTAGAAGCATAGCACCTACTAGTGAATTAAATGTGCTAGGTCTTATGATCACCTGCTACCTACCCATTTAATATCTAAAAGCAGTGAgcatcttcagctgctgtaaggACCTGTGAGACTAGAACACAGGTCTGCAAAGCCTGGGACAGCTGACACTCCCACTGGGAGGCCATGCAGAGCCACATCCAAGGAGCACTGTGGAAATTaggcactgcaggaagtaccGTCTAAACAGTCCAGAGTGACAGCACCCTGcggccctctgattggcccatgcACACTATTTAACCCTAGAGGGTGCCCCAGAAGTTATCTGGGCAATCAAACAGACTTCTGGCCTACTGCGACTCCAGACCATGTTTTGCTTTCTGATCTTCAGTCTCcaaccccggcctgactctgacactgactcctgATTTCAGGCTGGTACTACCTCTAATCTCCAGTCTCCAACCCCAGTGTAACAGGGTTGCACTCACCTCTCGCGAGCACCCCCTGGCTGAGTGCGTGTGCCTGTACTCTCTCTCTACCTCTTTGTGGTGGGCCTCCGGCCAAGTCATACAGTGTCTGTCAGTgagataaaagcaaagcaaacccctttcggggtacaagtccaacaggggccTCTTTCTCAGTGCCCTCTGCAATGTGTCTCTCAGTTTGTCCCTGTTCCAGAGTAGGGCTGTGCCCCAtggctccttccctggaggcaATGTTTTCTACCTCTTAGGGCCTTTCCTGCCACAACTCTCCAGATGGGCTGCTGCATTTCAGTTCCCCCCTCTGATGGTGCCTCAATCTCCAGGCCACTACCCCACTGTGGCTAATCGGGTgttgggggggacccaggcccgcccacccACtattctgggtcccagcccagagaccctgtagatagatagataaaggaACATAGGGACAGCTACTAAGTCATGCTGCTGCCctaattccctgggctacttccccatggccctgtgccatcttcacccttacctcagagcTTTGTCCTGATGGAGTCCCCATAACCAGATCAGGGATCCTTCTTGCTCTCCCTGGCTTCTGGCAG
The window above is part of the Chelonia mydas isolate rCheMyd1 chromosome 2, rCheMyd1.pri.v2, whole genome shotgun sequence genome. Proteins encoded here:
- the FARS2 gene encoding phenylalanine--tRNA ligase, mitochondrial isoform X4, with amino-acid sequence MDRVLAARSQSLGGIMMAASWNFMRVVRYSKTVLSQGVQIGRITSFGHAWSRTVTSSFAAKTPTSSTVELLGKVYPRDDYSNVTEKILSKVGKNLHNQRYHPLWLIKERIKDHFYKQYIGRFGTPLFSVYDDLSPVVTVEQNFDRLLIPQDHPSRRKGENYYMNHTHMLRAHTSAHQWDLMHSGLDAFLVVGDVYRRDTIDSSHYPIFHQMEGVRLFSNHELFSNIKDGESLQLLEQGHRTAHKQETHTMEAVRLVEFNLKQVLTKLVTHLFGDGLEIRWVDCYFPFTHPSFEMEINFQGEWMEVLGCGVMEQQLVNSAGAEEKIGWAFGLGLERLAMILYDIPDIRLFWSEDERFLKQFSVPHIDQKVHFQFLERCFLSSQV